One Luteibacter aegosomaticola genomic window carries:
- a CDS encoding ABC transporter ATP-binding protein, whose amino-acid sequence MSVDVSIRKALRDDERHFDLDITFASDARRIVLFGPSGAGKSLTLRAVAGLLVPDVGHVRVDGHTLYDSAGGIVLPPRDRSVAYVFQDYALFPHLTVAQNIAFPLARGWLNPSKRGRDPRVARLLELFELGGMADSYPARISGGQRQRVALARALVAEPRLVLLDEPFAALDPALRGRMRMELLALQQRLDMPLLVITHDPADVDALQGHTIELRDGRVVA is encoded by the coding sequence ATGAGCGTGGACGTATCCATCCGCAAGGCGTTGCGTGACGACGAACGGCACTTCGACCTGGACATCACCTTCGCGTCGGACGCGCGACGCATCGTGTTGTTCGGCCCCTCCGGGGCCGGTAAAAGCCTGACCCTGCGGGCCGTGGCCGGGCTATTGGTGCCCGATGTCGGCCACGTCCGCGTGGATGGCCACACGTTGTATGACTCGGCCGGTGGCATTGTCCTCCCGCCTCGCGATCGTAGCGTCGCCTACGTATTCCAGGACTACGCGTTGTTCCCGCACCTCACGGTCGCGCAGAACATCGCCTTCCCCCTTGCGCGCGGCTGGCTCAATCCCTCGAAACGCGGGCGCGATCCGCGCGTGGCGCGGTTGCTCGAGCTGTTCGAACTGGGCGGCATGGCCGACAGTTATCCCGCGCGTATCTCCGGCGGCCAGCGCCAGCGGGTCGCCCTGGCCCGAGCCCTGGTCGCTGAGCCACGCCTCGTGCTCCTGGATGAGCCGTTCGCCGCGCTGGACCCGGCATTGCGCGGGCGCATGCGGATGGAACTGCTGGCCTTGCAGCAGCGGCTGGATATGCCGTTGCTGGTCATCACGCACGACCCGGCCGATGTCGATGCGCTGCAAGGCCATACCATCGAGCTTCGCGACGGCCGCGTCGTGGCATGA
- a CDS encoding UPF0104 family protein, with translation MNEPSPPPKGKTLAIRALKYGVTLAIVGAAAFLLHRYIAKMAWHDVRDALTRIPRWHVIGSIGAALVSWACLTAYDVFAVETVVPHKVPMKMKIFSGATTHAICNALGFHAITGTALRYRILSTQGVRAADVARVVGLVGFAVGMGFAAVTCIALVVEPSVANGWGRWLGVALVVAFVALLRWLAGKHDELKVWKFTTPVPSARSAAAQIVLGIIEMVGAILTMYLLLPPEIAGSFLEFAPIYVGAVLAGILSNTPGGIGAFEALTLAAFPQEQRAQVLAALLAYRVIYGFGPFLLASIALGSFEIRRRARKMA, from the coding sequence TTGAACGAGCCGAGCCCGCCCCCCAAGGGCAAGACCCTAGCCATCCGTGCGCTGAAATACGGCGTCACGCTGGCGATCGTGGGCGCGGCCGCCTTCCTGTTGCACCGCTACATCGCGAAGATGGCCTGGCACGATGTGCGCGATGCGCTCACCCGTATTCCTCGCTGGCATGTCATCGGTTCGATCGGTGCGGCGCTTGTCAGCTGGGCGTGTCTCACCGCCTATGATGTCTTTGCTGTCGAGACGGTGGTGCCGCACAAGGTGCCGATGAAGATGAAGATCTTCTCCGGGGCCACCACGCACGCGATCTGCAATGCGCTCGGCTTCCACGCCATCACCGGCACCGCATTGCGCTACCGTATCCTTTCGACCCAGGGCGTGCGCGCCGCGGATGTCGCCCGGGTGGTGGGCCTCGTTGGTTTTGCCGTGGGTATGGGGTTCGCCGCGGTCACCTGCATCGCGCTGGTCGTCGAGCCCTCCGTCGCCAATGGGTGGGGACGCTGGCTTGGTGTGGCTCTCGTCGTCGCCTTCGTGGCGTTACTGCGATGGCTGGCCGGCAAGCACGATGAGCTCAAGGTTTGGAAATTCACGACGCCAGTGCCTTCCGCGCGCTCCGCTGCGGCACAGATTGTCCTCGGCATCATTGAGATGGTGGGCGCCATCCTTACCATGTACCTGCTGCTGCCGCCGGAGATCGCCGGAAGTTTCCTCGAGTTCGCGCCTATTTACGTGGGCGCCGTGCTCGCAGGCATCCTCAGCAACACACCCGGTGGCATCGGTGCGTTCGAGGCGTTGACGCTCGCAGCCTTCCCGCAGGAACAGCGTGCGCAGGTGCTCGCCGCGCTGCTCGCGTACCGCGTCATCTATGGCTTCGGCCCTTTCCTGTTGGCATCGATCGCGCTGGGTAGTTTTGAAATCCGTCGCCGCGCAAGGAAGATGGCATGA
- a CDS encoding serine hydrolase domain-containing protein — translation MKYLALLAATLLAGCATPHARRTDVLFWDQPHREANFRAMETQYASNIVRHGTAHPLPAGAPLVPAFEDGTTLDAYMAAHHVAGIMVLQDGKVRLERYGLGADAHTRWTSFSVAKSFTSTLVGAALRDGAIHSLDDKVTRYIPELAAGAYRDVTVRQLLSMTSGVRWNEDYSDPHSDVAQMYEGRRVPGQPLLVTYMAPLPREFAPGERWVYKTGETDLIGILVNRATGKTLAAYLSEKIWKPYGMASDALWLKDDVDGTEAGGSGVSATLGDYARLGQFLLDGGVADGHAVLADGWLADATKRHADIGVPGRGYGYQWWTWDDGAFAGIGIFGQLLYVDPARHLVIAQLAAWPVATDDAQARARNDFVRAVVRGLH, via the coding sequence ATGAAGTACCTCGCTCTCCTGGCGGCCACACTGCTCGCCGGCTGCGCCACGCCGCATGCGCGCCGCACCGATGTGCTGTTCTGGGATCAGCCCCATCGCGAAGCGAACTTCCGCGCGATGGAGACGCAGTACGCCAGCAATATCGTCAGGCATGGCACCGCTCACCCGCTCCCTGCTGGCGCGCCCCTCGTGCCAGCTTTTGAGGACGGCACGACACTCGATGCGTACATGGCGGCTCACCACGTCGCAGGCATCATGGTGCTGCAGGATGGCAAGGTTCGCCTTGAGCGATACGGCCTGGGTGCCGATGCGCATACGCGCTGGACCTCATTCTCCGTCGCCAAGTCGTTTACCTCGACCCTGGTGGGCGCGGCGCTGCGCGATGGCGCGATCCATTCGCTGGATGACAAGGTCACGCGCTACATCCCCGAACTCGCCGCGGGCGCATACCGCGACGTGACCGTACGCCAGCTGCTCAGCATGACGTCGGGCGTGCGCTGGAACGAGGATTACAGCGATCCGCATTCGGATGTGGCGCAGATGTACGAGGGCCGCCGCGTGCCCGGGCAACCCTTGCTCGTCACCTACATGGCGCCACTTCCCCGCGAATTCGCGCCGGGCGAACGCTGGGTCTACAAGACAGGCGAGACCGACCTCATCGGCATCCTCGTCAACCGCGCTACTGGCAAGACGCTCGCCGCCTATCTCTCCGAGAAGATCTGGAAGCCGTACGGCATGGCAAGCGATGCGCTGTGGCTGAAGGACGATGTGGACGGCACCGAAGCCGGTGGCTCGGGTGTATCCGCCACGCTAGGTGATTACGCACGGTTGGGCCAGTTCCTGCTCGATGGTGGCGTCGCGGATGGGCATGCCGTACTGGCCGACGGCTGGCTGGCCGATGCCACGAAAAGACATGCGGACATCGGCGTACCCGGCCGAGGTTATGGCTACCAGTGGTGGACGTGGGATGACGGCGCGTTCGCGGGCATCGGCATTTTCGGTCAGCTCCTGTATGTCGACCCCGCGCGGCACCTGGTGATCGCGCAGCTGGCCGCCTGGCCCGTAGCCACGGATGACGCACAGGCCCGGGCGCGAAACGATTTCGTCCGTGCGGTGGTGCGGGGGTTACACTAA
- a CDS encoding T6SS immunity protein Tdi1 domain-containing protein, whose product MPITWNELTCKPDKEAIDALAASWQWRIGDAFTPLLFTALGDMFYEADEGGVFWLNTGTGEVERVADDVEGFNQQLREEIADEWLLPPLIEALIEAGKVCAEGECYTYVTLPVFAEGEYIVENFNPVPAREHFELTGSVLQQLADVPDGTNVNIDITH is encoded by the coding sequence ATGCCTATTACCTGGAACGAACTCACCTGCAAGCCGGACAAGGAAGCGATCGACGCGCTCGCGGCGTCCTGGCAATGGCGCATCGGCGATGCCTTCACGCCACTCCTGTTCACCGCCCTGGGCGATATGTTCTATGAGGCGGACGAAGGCGGCGTGTTCTGGTTGAACACCGGCACCGGCGAAGTCGAACGCGTGGCGGACGATGTCGAAGGCTTCAATCAACAGCTCCGCGAAGAGATTGCCGATGAATGGCTGCTGCCGCCGTTGATCGAGGCGTTGATCGAAGCGGGCAAGGTGTGCGCGGAAGGCGAGTGCTACACCTACGTCACGCTGCCGGTATTCGCCGAAGGCGAATACATCGTTGAGAACTTCAACCCGGTGCCGGCGCGTGAGCACTTCGAGCTCACGGGTTCGGTACTCCAGCAGCTGGCAGACGTGCCCGACGGCACGAACGTCAACATCGATATCACGCACTGA
- a CDS encoding RNA polymerase sigma factor: protein MTDATHRAIDAIWKIESPRLIATIARMVRDLDLAEELAQDALVSALEQWPRDGVPRNPGAWLTQAAKHRAVDRIRRERMAGRKLEALGQDMEGLLESHDDALIDALDDDIGDDMLRLIFTACHPALSVEAQVALTLRLLGGLATDEIARAFLVPEATVAQRIVRAKRTLAGETVVYEVPRGDALRERLAAVLRVVYLIFNEGYAATAGDDWMRPGLCDEALRLGRILAELMPREPEVHGLVALMEIQASRTGARITPDGDPILLMDQDRSRWDRLLITRGLHALERAEKLGGAQGPYALQAAIAACHARAPRGDETDWQRIVSLYAALVEVVPSPVVELNRAVAVSMAEGPAAALGIVESLADEPALKDYHLLPSVHGDLLFRLGRLEAARDAFLQAASMARNEREKALLEARAKACATSSGFSA from the coding sequence ATGACCGACGCCACCCATCGCGCCATCGATGCGATCTGGAAGATCGAATCCCCCCGCCTCATCGCGACGATCGCGCGCATGGTGCGCGACCTCGACCTGGCCGAAGAACTGGCCCAGGATGCGCTCGTCTCGGCCCTGGAGCAGTGGCCGCGCGACGGCGTGCCGCGCAACCCCGGCGCCTGGCTCACCCAGGCGGCGAAGCACCGGGCGGTGGACCGCATCCGCCGTGAACGCATGGCGGGGCGCAAGCTCGAGGCACTTGGCCAGGACATGGAGGGCCTGCTTGAAAGCCACGACGATGCGCTGATCGATGCGCTGGATGACGACATCGGCGATGACATGCTGCGGCTCATCTTCACGGCGTGCCACCCTGCCCTTTCCGTCGAGGCGCAAGTCGCGCTCACGCTGCGGCTGCTGGGCGGGCTAGCCACCGACGAGATCGCCCGCGCCTTCCTGGTGCCCGAGGCCACCGTGGCTCAGCGCATCGTGCGGGCGAAACGAACACTGGCCGGCGAAACCGTCGTCTACGAAGTACCGCGTGGCGACGCGCTTCGCGAGCGCCTCGCGGCCGTGCTGCGCGTCGTCTACCTGATCTTTAACGAAGGATACGCGGCAACGGCAGGCGATGACTGGATGCGCCCCGGGTTGTGCGATGAGGCCTTGCGCTTGGGACGTATCCTTGCGGAGCTCATGCCGCGCGAGCCCGAAGTGCACGGGCTCGTCGCACTGATGGAAATCCAGGCATCACGTACGGGTGCGCGCATCACGCCCGACGGCGATCCCATCCTGCTGATGGACCAGGATCGTAGCCGCTGGGATCGGCTACTCATTACGCGTGGCCTGCATGCGCTCGAACGCGCGGAAAAACTCGGCGGCGCGCAGGGCCCTTACGCTTTACAGGCGGCGATAGCAGCGTGCCATGCACGTGCACCGCGTGGCGACGAGACCGACTGGCAGCGCATCGTCTCGCTCTATGCGGCGCTCGTCGAAGTGGTGCCATCGCCGGTCGTCGAACTCAACCGCGCCGTCGCCGTGTCCATGGCCGAAGGACCTGCCGCGGCGCTCGGCATCGTGGAATCACTAGCCGACGAGCCCGCGCTAAAGGACTACCACCTGCTGCCCAGCGTCCACGGCGACCTGCTCTTCCGCCTCGGCCGGCTCGAAGCCGCGCGCGATGCGTTCCTGCAAGCGGCCAGCATGGCGCGCAACGAGCGCGAAAAAGCGCTACTCGAAGCCCGCGCCAAAGCCTGCGCGACCAGCTCGGGGTTCAGTGCGTGA
- a CDS encoding YciI family protein, which yields MRFLIVRKADADSEAGAPVTQALVDAMADYCDPLAAEGRFHAGEGLKPSSEGVRVSFRAGRTPVVVDGPFAEARELVAGFSIIEAESMDAAVDWVKGWPVEDANGNAEIEIRPVGCPGGLTNFGDPAEDESDRPRYMVMLKANARSETDWNPGPEILGRMAEANRAGHEAGFLIAGNGLSSSRHARRVRFNKGQAQVFDGPFAEIKEMVAGFWVLRVDTLEDVIAWTRTYPFPDGDEARLEIRPLYSMKELLAPLA from the coding sequence ATGCGATTCCTGATCGTCCGCAAAGCAGATGCCGATAGCGAAGCCGGCGCGCCCGTGACCCAGGCGCTCGTCGATGCGATGGCCGACTATTGCGATCCGCTCGCCGCCGAAGGCCGCTTCCACGCGGGCGAAGGCCTGAAGCCCAGCAGCGAGGGTGTGCGGGTGAGCTTCCGCGCAGGCCGTACGCCGGTCGTGGTGGATGGCCCGTTCGCCGAGGCCAGGGAGCTCGTGGCCGGCTTCAGCATCATCGAAGCCGAGTCGATGGACGCCGCCGTGGATTGGGTCAAGGGCTGGCCCGTCGAGGATGCGAACGGCAACGCCGAGATCGAGATCCGGCCCGTCGGCTGCCCGGGCGGCCTCACGAACTTCGGCGATCCCGCCGAGGATGAGTCGGACCGGCCGCGCTACATGGTGATGCTGAAGGCCAACGCCCGCAGTGAAACCGACTGGAACCCGGGCCCCGAGATCCTCGGGCGCATGGCCGAGGCGAACCGCGCCGGCCATGAGGCGGGCTTCCTCATCGCTGGTAACGGCTTGTCGTCGAGCCGCCATGCCAGGCGCGTCCGTTTCAACAAGGGCCAGGCGCAGGTGTTCGATGGGCCGTTCGCCGAGATCAAGGAAATGGTCGCCGGCTTCTGGGTGCTCCGTGTCGATACCCTCGAGGACGTCATCGCGTGGACGCGGACCTATCCGTTCCCCGATGGCGACGAGGCACGGCTGGAGATCCGCCCGCTGTACAGCATGAAGGAGTTACTCGCGCCGCTGGCCTGA
- a CDS encoding VOC family protein gives MKITPYLHFKDNCEEAFKFYEAALGGKIVMVSRFKDAPPPPEGAGNNDGCVEPMDMSGMGEKIMHIRLVVGDSILMGSDTPPVFEHKGKVEGCTIALGFDTGAEAEKVFAALAKRGKVTMPVAETFWAERFGMLDDEFGVSWMVNGGEKTGP, from the coding sequence ATGAAGATCACGCCCTACCTGCACTTCAAGGACAACTGCGAAGAAGCATTCAAGTTCTATGAGGCCGCGCTCGGCGGAAAGATCGTGATGGTGAGCCGGTTCAAGGATGCCCCGCCGCCGCCCGAAGGCGCGGGTAACAACGACGGCTGCGTTGAACCCATGGATATGTCCGGCATGGGCGAGAAGATCATGCACATCCGCCTCGTGGTGGGGGACTCGATACTGATGGGCTCGGACACGCCCCCCGTCTTCGAGCACAAGGGCAAGGTCGAGGGCTGCACCATCGCCCTGGGCTTTGATACCGGTGCGGAAGCCGAGAAAGTCTTCGCCGCGCTGGCGAAGCGTGGCAAGGTCACCATGCCCGTCGCGGAAACGTTCTGGGCCGAGCGCTTCGGCATGCTCGATGACGAGTTTGGCGTGTCGTGGATGGTGAATGGTGGCGAGAAGACCGGCCCCTGA
- a CDS encoding YciI family protein: protein MRCMVMVRANAVSESGAMPSEALLTAMGHFNEELVRAGVLLAAEGLHPSAKGARIRFTGDRREVIDGPFAEARELVAGFWLIQVRSFDEAIEWMKRCPNPFEEGTSEIEIRQVFEADDFGTEFTPEARAQEERQRAEIANRL from the coding sequence ATGCGATGCATGGTCATGGTTCGCGCAAACGCGGTATCCGAATCCGGCGCGATGCCCAGCGAAGCGCTACTGACGGCGATGGGGCATTTCAACGAGGAACTGGTGCGGGCCGGCGTGTTGCTCGCCGCCGAGGGCCTGCACCCCAGCGCCAAAGGCGCACGCATCCGCTTTACGGGCGACCGCCGCGAGGTGATCGATGGCCCCTTCGCGGAAGCCCGTGAGCTGGTTGCCGGCTTCTGGCTGATCCAGGTGCGCTCCTTCGACGAGGCCATCGAGTGGATGAAGCGCTGCCCCAATCCCTTTGAGGAAGGAACCTCCGAAATCGAGATCCGCCAGGTCTTCGAAGCCGACGACTTTGGAACCGAGTTCACCCCGGAAGCTCGTGCGCAGGAAGAACGCCAGCGCGCCGAGATCGCCAACCGCCTGTAA
- a CDS encoding HWE histidine kinase domain-containing protein, whose protein sequence is MSEHATGPYERAIATSDREFRELADFAPVMIWRAGVDKLCDWFNKPWLDYTGRRMEEEVGNGWAEGVHPEDLERCLATYVGAFDAREPFSMEYRLRRRDGEYCWLLDNGAPFYRDGHFAGYFGSCIDVTAHRDAQRAQRILINELNHRVKNTLAVVQAMAIQSFREERPAEQSLALFESRLRALAGAHDLLVARGWEQVALRGVVEATIAPHDPDGDRVSLDGPPLMLPPESAVSVAMALHELLTNATKYGALSVPRGTIRLDWRYVPERHTVRLEWKESGGPLVEPPGQRGFGTRFIERVLAAQAGGTAAVTFAEDGVHCFFEAEARSSTSPLWGRAGTTPLTTV, encoded by the coding sequence ATGAGTGAGCACGCTACGGGTCCGTACGAACGGGCCATCGCCACCTCGGACCGCGAGTTTCGCGAACTGGCCGACTTCGCGCCGGTGATGATCTGGCGCGCAGGCGTGGACAAGCTCTGCGACTGGTTCAACAAGCCGTGGCTCGACTACACCGGGCGCCGCATGGAAGAAGAAGTAGGCAACGGGTGGGCCGAAGGGGTCCACCCCGAAGACCTGGAGCGCTGCCTGGCCACTTACGTGGGCGCCTTTGATGCCCGCGAGCCTTTCTCCATGGAGTACCGCCTGCGCCGCCGCGATGGCGAGTACTGCTGGCTGCTGGATAACGGGGCGCCGTTCTACCGCGACGGGCACTTCGCCGGCTACTTCGGCAGTTGCATCGATGTCACCGCACACCGAGACGCGCAACGCGCCCAGCGCATCCTGATCAACGAGCTGAACCACCGGGTGAAGAACACGCTGGCGGTCGTCCAGGCCATGGCGATCCAGAGCTTTCGCGAGGAGCGGCCGGCCGAACAGTCGCTGGCCCTGTTCGAAAGCCGCCTGCGCGCCCTGGCCGGCGCACACGACCTGCTGGTGGCGCGCGGCTGGGAACAGGTGGCGCTTCGCGGCGTGGTGGAGGCTACGATCGCGCCGCATGATCCGGACGGCGACCGCGTGAGCCTGGACGGGCCGCCGTTGATGCTCCCGCCCGAATCGGCGGTCTCGGTCGCCATGGCGCTGCACGAGTTACTGACGAATGCGACCAAGTACGGTGCCCTTTCCGTCCCCCGCGGGACGATCCGCCTTGATTGGCGCTACGTGCCCGAGCGGCACACGGTGCGGCTGGAGTGGAAGGAGTCCGGTGGTCCCCTCGTCGAGCCACCTGGGCAACGCGGCTTCGGTACCCGCTTCATCGAACGCGTCCTCGCCGCGCAGGCAGGAGGCACCGCCGCGGTGACCTTTGCCGAAGATGGCGTGCATTGCTTCTTCGAGGCCGAAGCACGATCCAGTACGAGCCCGCTCTGGGGGCGGGCGGGCACCACCCCGCTCACGACGGTTTAG
- a CDS encoding VOC family protein produces the protein MPSTVIPGLRYRDAHAAIRFLCDVFGFREHAVYADETDPSIVMHAQLTFGDGMIMLGSVRTDEGFAEHIVQPDQIGGRETQCPYVVVEDLKAHYDHARANGATIIDEYEEKPYGGAGYSARDLEGRLWYFGSYDPWATPG, from the coding sequence ATGCCCAGCACCGTGATCCCCGGCCTGCGCTACCGCGACGCGCACGCGGCCATCCGCTTTCTATGCGACGTCTTCGGCTTCCGCGAACACGCGGTCTACGCCGACGAAACCGACCCCAGCATCGTCATGCACGCCCAGCTGACCTTCGGCGACGGCATGATCATGCTCGGCTCCGTGCGGACCGACGAGGGCTTCGCCGAGCATATCGTCCAGCCCGACCAGATCGGCGGCCGGGAGACCCAATGCCCCTACGTCGTGGTCGAGGACCTGAAGGCCCACTACGACCACGCCAGGGCCAACGGCGCGACCATCATTGATGAGTACGAAGAAAAGCCGTACGGCGGCGCCGGCTACTCAGCCCGCGACCTGGAAGGGCGGCTCTGGTACTTCGGCAGCTACGACCCCTGGGCCACGCCGGGTTAG
- a CDS encoding helix-turn-helix domain-containing protein, whose amino-acid sequence MSYQPATHHSEDPTLTTRDAARLLGISVSTAQKWIESGALASWKTPGGHRRMRRSAVIALLEERTALAADPLHAMSPEFRPERAPNYPVPEDEAARLRAVGRTGLIDTPPEPAFDRITWLASLIAGAPVSMITLLTSRRQWFKSRRGTSMAETPREWAFCGHAILGDEIMTVEDARKDVRFRDNPLVTGHEHIVFYAGCPLRTPDGHALGTLCVIDSAPRQLDATQKEGLRALADIAEDEIRLYMAEHGRRWT is encoded by the coding sequence TTGAGTTACCAGCCAGCCACCCACCATAGCGAAGACCCCACCCTGACGACGCGCGACGCCGCGCGGCTGCTCGGCATATCTGTCAGCACGGCCCAGAAGTGGATCGAAAGTGGTGCCCTGGCCTCCTGGAAAACCCCTGGCGGCCACCGGCGCATGCGCCGGAGCGCGGTTATCGCCCTGCTCGAAGAGCGGACGGCCCTGGCGGCGGATCCCCTGCATGCCATGTCGCCGGAGTTCCGCCCCGAGCGAGCACCGAACTACCCGGTACCCGAGGACGAGGCGGCACGCCTGCGTGCGGTGGGCCGTACTGGCCTGATCGATACCCCTCCGGAACCGGCGTTCGACAGGATCACCTGGCTGGCCAGCCTGATCGCGGGCGCACCGGTTTCCATGATTACCCTGCTGACCTCGCGTCGGCAGTGGTTCAAATCGCGCCGTGGCACGAGCATGGCCGAGACCCCGCGCGAGTGGGCATTCTGCGGCCACGCCATCCTGGGCGACGAGATCATGACCGTCGAGGATGCCCGCAAGGACGTCCGTTTCCGCGACAACCCGCTCGTTACGGGGCACGAACACATCGTGTTTTACGCGGGCTGCCCCCTGCGCACCCCCGATGGCCATGCGCTGGGCACCCTGTGCGTCATCGATAGCGCGCCGCGCCAGCTCGACGCTACCCAGAAAGAAGGCCTGCGCGCCCTGGCGGATATCGCCGAGGACGAGATCCGCCTGTACATGGCTGAGCACGGCCGCCGCTGGACCTAA
- a CDS encoding sugar porter family MFS transporter: MDVAVKQQVAAAHPKAAIVATCILAALAGLMFGLDIGVISGAQQFIQKDFGATDRTIEWVVSSMTLGAAAGALGAGWMSATLGRKRSLMLGAVLFIAGSLFCAMAWSAESLVAARVVLGLAIGVATFTAPLYLAEVAPERIRGAMISTYQLMITTGILLAFLSDTAFSSTGNWRWMLGIIAVPGALFLVGLFFLPDSPRWLLLRGRKQDAQVVLAKLRGDERVVEKEIADIEEQLKTKQHGWSMFRENPNFRRSVGLGMLLQAMQQFTGMNVVMYYAPRIFQEMGYDTQAQMWFTAAVGLTNVLATLIAFALVDRLGRKPILFAGFAMMAVGLGVVGTMMGLGIHGRGEQLFTVGMLLFFIVGFAMSAGPLIWTLCSEVQPLKGRDFGIAASTFTNWGTNFVVGVSFLSLMAGIGNAQTFWLYAALNAVFIVFTFWLVPETKGITLEQIERNLMSGKALRKIGR; encoded by the coding sequence ATGGATGTCGCCGTAAAACAACAGGTCGCCGCCGCCCATCCCAAGGCGGCCATCGTGGCCACATGTATCCTGGCCGCCCTCGCCGGCCTGATGTTTGGCCTGGATATCGGCGTCATTTCGGGCGCCCAGCAGTTCATCCAGAAAGACTTTGGTGCCACCGACCGCACGATCGAGTGGGTGGTCAGCAGCATGACCCTCGGCGCGGCCGCTGGCGCACTGGGCGCCGGCTGGATGTCCGCCACGCTCGGCCGTAAGCGCTCCCTCATGCTGGGCGCCGTGCTCTTCATTGCCGGCTCGCTGTTCTGCGCCATGGCCTGGAGTGCCGAGAGCCTGGTCGCCGCGCGTGTAGTGCTCGGCCTGGCTATTGGTGTCGCGACGTTCACCGCGCCGCTCTATCTCGCCGAAGTGGCGCCGGAGCGTATCCGTGGCGCCATGATTTCCACGTACCAGTTGATGATCACGACCGGCATCCTTCTGGCCTTTCTCTCCGATACCGCCTTCAGCAGCACGGGTAACTGGCGCTGGATGCTCGGCATCATCGCGGTGCCGGGCGCGCTGTTCCTCGTCGGCCTGTTCTTCCTGCCCGATAGCCCGCGCTGGCTGCTGCTGCGCGGGCGCAAGCAGGATGCCCAGGTGGTGCTGGCAAAACTGCGTGGCGATGAGCGCGTGGTAGAGAAGGAGATCGCCGACATCGAAGAACAGCTCAAGACGAAACAACACGGCTGGAGCATGTTCCGCGAGAACCCGAATTTCCGCCGCTCGGTCGGCCTGGGCATGCTCCTGCAGGCCATGCAGCAGTTCACGGGTATGAACGTGGTGATGTATTACGCACCGCGCATCTTCCAGGAGATGGGTTACGACACGCAGGCGCAGATGTGGTTCACGGCCGCCGTGGGCCTCACCAACGTGCTTGCTACGCTCATCGCCTTCGCCCTCGTCGACCGTCTTGGCCGCAAGCCGATCCTCTTTGCCGGCTTCGCCATGATGGCCGTTGGCCTGGGTGTCGTCGGCACCATGATGGGCCTGGGCATCCATGGCCGCGGCGAGCAGCTGTTCACCGTGGGCATGCTGCTGTTCTTCATCGTGGGTTTCGCGATGTCGGCGGGGCCGCTCATCTGGACCCTGTGCTCGGAAGTGCAGCCGCTGAAGGGCCGTGATTTCGGTATCGCCGCTTCCACGTTCACCAACTGGGGCACCAACTTCGTGGTGGGCGTGAGCTTCCTTAGCCTCATGGCAGGCATTGGTAACGCGCAGACCTTCTGGCTCTACGCCGCGCTCAATGCCGTCTTCATCGTGTTCACGTTCTGGCTCGTGCCGGAAACGAAGGGCATCACGCTCGAGCAGATCGAGCGCAACCTCATGAGCGGTAAGGCGCTGCGCAAGATCGGCCGCTAA